DNA sequence from the Alteribacter lacisalsi genome:
AAACATCGTCAAAAACCACGTCAGGACTGCCCGCGAGCGGAAGTTTGTTTATAAGAACGAGTGCCTGAGTTGTACCCAGTGGAGCTATTGAAGTAGCGCGATAGAGCTGATGCCATGCCCGGTTGTTCGTTGTTGGCAGGCGTCCGGCAGGGAGATTGGCAATCAGCCCGTAACCGAGGAAATTGAAAGAGTCATCATAGTAAGTGACCGAGAAGGAAAGTGGCGGACTTGCTTCGGTACCTTCACGGGAAGCAGACACCATGAATATGAAAGATTCACCTGGGTTTGCTTCCACAAATTGGAGGAGATAGCCGTTTACGGCACCGCCGGCAATCCTCGCTGACCACGAACCGGAGTTGGAGTGAAGGGAGGTTGGCAAAGCGAATTGGCTTATCCAGCCAGCTAGTGTTCCGGTTTCAAAACTGCCGTTAATAATACGATCTTCGAAAGACATGTTTGGTTTCCTCCTTTCTCGAAGAGTAATTGAGTTTCCATTAGGAAACCCTGCTTTATCATACGTGGACAACATAAATATGCTCCGTTAGTTGACTATTTCAAGAGCACATTTCGCAGAAATAAAGAAAAAAAGGCTCCGCGGTCAGCGGAGCTTTTTTTCAGGATTCTGTCAGTCCGAGTTTTTTTTCGAGGAGTGCTTTATTTTGAACCACTCGCTCATCTTTTGGTCTGTACTCCCGGGCTTTTTCGTTGTGGTCATAGGACTTCTGCATATCGCCGAGCTGATAGTAACAGACACACATCTGGAGATGGGGATACCAGGTAGAATAAGCGGGATAACTGAAGCTCCACTGGTTGGGATCCGGTTCTGAACGAGCGGCGAGTTCATACCAGAAAATGGCCGGTTTGTATTCCCGGTTCCGCTGGAAGTGATAACCGAGCCTGCTGGCAATTTCAGCTCTTGGTGTTTTGGCAAATTCAAGTGACTGCAGAAGAGACTTCAGCTCTCCCTCGCTGTCACCAAGGTGCCGGTAGCAGTCGGCCTTATTAATGCAGGCGTAGACTTTGTCTTCAATCCACCCTTCTTTCATAGCGATATTTTTATCATAGCTCTCAATAGCACGTTCGTGGTGTCCATTTTCCCGAAGCTCATTGCCGTGATAAAAATAGTCTCTGGGTGTAAAGGTATCTCCGCGGTCAATTTTTTTCTGGTATATAGACAGGTTCCTTCCGACTGAATGACGGATTTTCTTATGTGTAATAGAAATTTCGGAGTTGATGATGTTGCCGCGGACATCGAGGTACTGGTGGCAGTCCCCTTTCCAGCGGAAGTTTTTGGATCGTTTCACCAGCCTGTTTCGGCGGTAACGTAGGGTAACGTTTCCGAATTCGTCGGTTCCTGCATCATAGTACATGGAAACAGAATCCACGGCTGGATCGAGTGTGTTCTTCAAATCAATCAGCTTCTTCTGATCTTCTTCATAAATCACATCATCTGCATCGAGATAAAGAATGTAATCTTTGGTCGCGTGTTTAAACGACTCATTTCTGGCTGCGGCAAAATCGCCGATCCATTCAAAGAAAAACACTCTGTCGGTGTATTGTTTTGCAATTTCAACGGTTCTGTCAGTGGAGCCGGTGTCAACAATGTTAATTTCATCCACAATATCCTTGATCGTATCGAGACAGCGGGCGAGCACTTCTTCCTCATTTTTTACGATCATACACAAACTGATCGTTACCATAAGCATTCATCCTCCCAGAAAGTAAATATTACGGTCTGATTTGACGGGCAGGGTTTCCGACTACCGTTGTTCCGGCGGGTACATCCTTTACGATAACCGCACCGGCACCGACAATGGCATTTTCGCCAATGGTTACTGCAGGGAGCATCGTAGTGTTGTTGCCGATTTTTGCGCCTTTTTTTATTATGGGACCTGTATGGGAAAAGTTGCCGGCTCCCATATATTTATCGTTGGATGAGGAGCAGCACGGTCCGATAAACACCTCGTCTTCAATGATCATATCGGCGGTCACGTAGCAGCCGGTCTGGACGGTCACACGTTTGCCGATTCGAGTATTGTTTTCCACGATCACGTTGCGGCCGATAATACTGTCCGTATCCACAGTGACGTTCTCTCTGATGCTCGACAGGTCGGCCACAAATACACCTTCACCGAGTGTGCTGCCCCGGTAGAGAACACTGCCGCAGCCGATTGTTACACTGGTTCCGAGAACAAGTGGGGGCAGGGCCGCCGGAGGTTTGCGCGCCATCTTTCTGTTTGAGGAAGGACGTTTCCCGACAACAGTCATGTCGCCGATTGTCACGTTGTCCCCAATGATGGTGCCTTCTTTGATCACAACGTTATGGCCGACGGTGACGTTCTTTCCAAACGTGACATTTTCCTCAATTACGACGTTCAAACCGGTGCTGGCGGGTTTGTTTGTCTCGTTCATGTGCATCCCTTCTTTACGTGCAGTTATTTTGATAGGACATCCATGTAAATTTTGTGCAGCCGGTCTGTGACGGTGCCGGCTTCGTGGTGTTTTTCGGCATAGGAACGTCCCAGCCTGCGGAGTTCCTGACACGATCAGGATCTTTAAGGAGCTTTTCAAGCTCCACATAAAGGGTATCCGGGTTGGCGGATATAACAGGCAGGTCGGGATTATGAGGCTTCAGATCATCCCGGAGGTAACACACGACCGCCTTTCCAAGTGCCATTCCTTCCACGCTTAAATTCCCGTATGCACCGCACACCTGATCAATGATAATATCCGCTTCCGTATAGGCCTGAAGGGCCTCCCGGCGTGACATCTTTTCGATCTGCCGGTAGGTAATTGTGTAGTGCTGTTTCAGTCGTTGCACCGCTTCCTCCTCAAACGCGGTTCCTTTAAACGACCAGCTGTGTCGGGGCGTGAATAATGACAGGATTCCCGTTGCTGCTGCGGGGCTGGCTGGCCGGAAGGCGGTTGAAATCCACCAGACGGGGGAGGACGTGAACAGGTTTTCCTTCCTTCCGGTAGTAATCAATCACGTATCCGTACAGCTCATAGTCCTGTACGATGGCTGCATCGCACACTTTTGCGAACAGCTTCAGGTTTTTGTGAATCTGATCGTCCGGAAGACAGCCGCTCAGATCCACATAGGGGTTGGTGTACCCGGGTCCTTTTTTTGCCCGGGAACGGGCGCGGACGTCGTTTCCTCTGTGATGCATGATCAGTTTTTTTCCGGCATTCCTGACCATAAGAAGATCCTGATTGTCCGTCAGTGCTGACAGTCCATGGTGGTAGTGAAATAAATCGTAGCTCTCAAGATAGTGATCGAATGCTTTTACGAGTTCGTAAGCCTCAGTGGCCATCACCCCGTCGTAGTCAAAATAGCTATCAAAATAATTAAATCCGATTGCATGGATGCCTTTTCTCTGCAGATGATCGCAGATGAGACCCACCTGTCCTGCAATTTCCACAGGCAGGTGCAGTATTCGAAGTGAGGAATTTACAAATGATCACCTTCTGTTTCAGGCTCAGAGCTGCCCATAGATCAGCCTAAGTTTCTCAGCGACAATTCTGGCATCGTGGTGCTCCTTTACAAATGCCCGGCTTTTCCGGCCTGTCTCGT
Encoded proteins:
- a CDS encoding glycosyltransferase, with protein sequence MVTISLCMIVKNEEEVLARCLDTIKDIVDEINIVDTGSTDRTVEIAKQYTDRVFFFEWIGDFAAARNESFKHATKDYILYLDADDVIYEEDQKKLIDLKNTLDPAVDSVSMYYDAGTDEFGNVTLRYRRNRLVKRSKNFRWKGDCHQYLDVRGNIINSEISITHKKIRHSVGRNLSIYQKKIDRGDTFTPRDYFYHGNELRENGHHERAIESYDKNIAMKEGWIEDKVYACINKADCYRHLGDSEGELKSLLQSLEFAKTPRAEIASRLGYHFQRNREYKPAIFWYELAARSEPDPNQWSFSYPAYSTWYPHLQMCVCYYQLGDMQKSYDHNEKAREYRPKDERVVQNKALLEKKLGLTES
- a CDS encoding DapH/DapD/GlmU-related protein, which codes for MNETNKPASTGLNVVIEENVTFGKNVTVGHNVVIKEGTIIGDNVTIGDMTVVGKRPSSNRKMARKPPAALPPLVLGTSVTIGCGSVLYRGSTLGEGVFVADLSSIRENVTVDTDSIIGRNVIVENNTRIGKRVTVQTGCYVTADMIIEDEVFIGPCCSSSNDKYMGAGNFSHTGPIIKKGAKIGNNTTMLPAVTIGENAIVGAGAVIVKDVPAGTTVVGNPARQIRP